A window from Garra rufa chromosome 14, GarRuf1.0, whole genome shotgun sequence encodes these proteins:
- the LOC141284315 gene encoding cytochrome P450 2M1-like, which produces MDILLALETNVVSVVMAVLALLLLWKIRGKQSRFDRLPPGPAPNPLLGNLFQFNMKEACKFYLELSKTYGSVVTIWLANTPVVIISGYQALKETMIGLGEEFSGRATYPLMMKSTYGYGVLATSGHRWKEMRKFSLATLKNFGMGRRSIEERVQEEAENLVEMFKKCKGSAFSPADMLFNAVNNVICSIVFGHRFEFEDPQFKSLLRTVNDYFAILSSPLGQIYNIFPRLVSLFPGKHHQLFKDLEEAREYCKREAQVRMNILDLSSPQDFIEAFVLKMKEEKDKPDTEYHLDNLVSVVWNMFSAGTETTSSTIRHALLLMMKHPDVQECVQREIDEVVGQDRWPLVEDRQKLPYTDAVIHEIQRHMDLAPIAVPHKMMCDTEYNGYVIPKGVMVFPLLSSVLIDPKRWKNPNCFDPENFLDADGQFKKNDAFVVFGIGKRACLGEALARIEIFIFFTFLLQQFTFKAIVPPEELDTTPKNSSFGRIPRIYECYAIARK; this is translated from the exons ATGGATATATTGTTGGCACTTGAGACGAATGTAGTGTCTGTTGTCATGGCTGTCTTGGCTCTGTTACTGCTGTGGAAGATTCGAGGAAAGCAGAGCAGGTTTGACCGGCTACCTCCAGGACCTGCGCCTAATCCACTGCTGGGAAATTTGTTTCAATTTAATATGAAGGAAGCCTGCAAGTTTTACCTAGAG CTGAGTAAGACATATGGCTCTGTTGTCACCATCTGGTTGGCGAACACTCCTGTGGTGATCATTTCTGGATATCAAGCCCTGAAGGAGACTATGATTGGTCTTGGTGAAGAATTCAGTGGCAGGGCAACCTATCCTCTGATGATGAAGTCCACTTATGGATATG GTGTTCTGGCCACCAGTGGACACCGATGGAAGGAGATGCGCAAGTTCTCTCTTGCGACACTGAAGAACTTCGGAATGGGCCGCAGGAGCATCGAGGAACGAGTCCAAGAGGAGGCTGAGAATCTTGTGGAAATGTTTAAAAAGTGTAAAG gcTCTGCATTCAGCCCTGCAGACATGCTGTTTAATGCTGTAAACAATGTGATCTGCAGCATTGTTTTTGGGCATAGGTTTGAATTTGAGGATCCACAATTTAAGTCTCTCCTTCGGACTGTAAATGATTACTTTGCTATTCTCAGTAGCCCTCTTGGACAG ATCTATAATATATTCCCTAGGTTAGTCAGTCTCTTTCCTGGTAAACATCATCAACTGTTTAAAGACCTAGAAGAGGCCAGGGAGTATTGCAAGCGTGAGGCACAGGTTCGGATGAATATTTTGGATCTCTCGAGCCCACAGGACTTTATTGAGGCCTTTGTGTTAAAAATGAAAGAG GAGAAAGACAAACCTGACACAGAATATCATTTGGACAACCTGGTTTCTGTAGTATGGAACATGTTCAGTGCCGGCACAGAAACCACTTCATCCACCATCAGACATGCTTTGCTTCTGATGATGAAGCACCCAGACGTTCAAG AGTGTGTTCAGCGGGAAATTGATGAGGTTGTAGGACAGGACCGCTGGCCTTTAGTAGAGGACAGACAGAAGCTGCCGTATACGGATGCTGTAATCCATGAGATTCAACGCCATATGGATCTCGCCCCCATTGCTGTCCCGCACAAGATGATGTGCGACACTGAATACAATGGTTATGTCATTCCCAAG gggGTCATGGTTTTCCCACTGCTATCCTCTGTGCTTATAGACCCGAAACGGTGGAAGAACCCAAATTGCTTTGATCCAGAGAACTTCCTGGATGCAGATggccaatttaaaaaaaacgatgcatttgTTGTATTTGGCATAG GCAAGCGTGCGTGTCTTGGTGAGGCTCTGGCTCGCATCGAAATCTTCATCTTCTTCACTTTCCTCCTTCAGCAATTCACCTTCAAAGCCATTGTACCTCCAGAGGAGCTTGACACAACACCTAAAAATAGCAGCTTTGGTCGCATACCCCGCATATATGAGTGCTATGCCATTGCCAGGAAATAG